From the Roseibium sp. HPY-6 genome, one window contains:
- a CDS encoding universal stress protein, with product MTVKSVLCAVDVSHEDDIRVLETGDKIARLDGAQLDVITVVPNYGVTLVNSYFDENFQGEMVSKTKDALTAMVSKVLGEERNKDIRHIVAAGSIYEEILQAAKQAGSDLIVIGAHKPDLKEFLLGPNAARVARHSECSVYIVRN from the coding sequence ATGACGGTCAAGTCAGTGTTGTGTGCGGTCGACGTTTCCCATGAGGACGATATCCGGGTTCTCGAGACCGGCGACAAGATCGCGCGCCTCGACGGCGCGCAACTCGATGTCATAACGGTGGTTCCAAACTATGGCGTGACGCTTGTGAACTCCTACTTCGACGAGAATTTTCAGGGCGAAATGGTTTCAAAGACCAAGGACGCGCTGACGGCTATGGTCAGCAAGGTGCTTGGTGAGGAGCGCAACAAGGATATTCGTCATATCGTCGCGGCGGGTTCGATTTATGAGGAAATTCTGCAGGCAGCCAAACAGGCAGGCTCCGACCTGATCGTCATTGGCGCACATAAGCCCGATCTGAAAGAGTTTCTGCTCGGTCCAAACGCTGCCCGCGTTGCAAGACACTCGGAGTGTTCCGTTTACATCGTGCGGAACTGA
- a CDS encoding TRAP transporter permease → MADQNQANNQDTRRGLSEEELQELVAASDSGSRNPAGSVGLLLAAVAFAWSVFQVLLASPIAYYVLPGDLINNSRQFHLAFAMFLAFMAYPALRSSPRHYIPIQDWILALFGAFIALYGFFFYEKIVNNGGLADDMDKWFALAGIVVLFEAARRALGPAMAAVATVFLLYVFFGSSEWVPEVIRWKGASLKKAMSHMWITSEGVFGIALGVSTKFVFLFVLFGALLDKAGAGNYFIQMAFGALGHLKGGPAKAAVVGSAATGLISGSSIANVVTTGTFTIPLMKRVGFSSEQAGSVEVASSVNGQIMPPVMGAAAFLMVEYVGISYVDVITHAFLPAVISYIALVYIVHLEAVKRNMPTIGHKTVSTLRTVLGMFFFFAGFAALCYGVKFPVGWIVAAVPEGASWILAVLVFVAYLALLKLAATVDDLHPDDPNQKEITLPEISEIYKAGLYYLLPIVVLVYFLMIEQKSPGLSAFWATALLFVILLTQRPIKAIFRGESETFNELKEGVNDLVHGMIDGARNMIGIGLATATAGIIVGTVTLTGIGQVMADLVEFVSGGNLVLMLMFVGLLSLVLGMGLPTTANYIVVSSLMAGVVVELGAQSGLIVPLIAVHLFVFYFGIMADVTPPVGLASFAAAAVSGGDAIRTGFTAFFYSLRTIALPFMFIFNTDLLLIDVGWLQGTLVFFVATIAILVFTAGTMGYFVTKSRIYESVALVLIAFILFRPDFFMNRIQPPFEQIEPSQFVQAVGNAPAGQEIRVTVSGPDFDTGNTTEKTIVVKPGSETGGEARLEALGLTVLDEDGVLKIDEPFPGTPYFEELGDFDFYADDPVIAKTAQIEVEQLPKELIYIPGLLLLVLVYLIQRARVGREKGVAA, encoded by the coding sequence ATGGCGGACCAAAACCAAGCAAACAATCAGGACACGAGACGAGGTCTTTCCGAAGAAGAACTTCAGGAACTGGTCGCTGCTTCTGATTCCGGATCCCGCAATCCGGCCGGCAGTGTTGGCCTGTTGCTCGCCGCCGTCGCCTTTGCCTGGTCAGTCTTTCAGGTTCTGCTGGCCTCCCCGATCGCCTACTACGTTCTGCCGGGGGACCTGATCAACAACAGCCGCCAGTTTCACCTTGCGTTTGCAATGTTCCTGGCATTCATGGCGTATCCGGCGCTGCGGAGCAGCCCGCGCCATTACATCCCGATACAGGATTGGATCCTCGCCCTCTTCGGCGCGTTCATCGCCCTCTACGGGTTCTTTTTCTACGAAAAAATCGTCAACAACGGCGGTCTTGCCGATGACATGGACAAATGGTTCGCGCTTGCCGGCATCGTTGTTCTGTTTGAGGCGGCGCGGCGGGCGCTCGGTCCGGCCATGGCAGCTGTCGCCACCGTTTTTCTGCTTTACGTCTTCTTCGGTTCATCGGAATGGGTGCCAGAGGTCATTCGCTGGAAGGGCGCCTCGCTGAAGAAAGCCATGAGCCATATGTGGATCACGTCGGAAGGTGTCTTCGGCATAGCGCTCGGCGTTTCCACCAAGTTCGTGTTCCTCTTTGTTCTCTTCGGTGCTCTGCTCGACAAGGCAGGTGCCGGAAACTACTTCATCCAGATGGCCTTCGGCGCGCTCGGTCACCTGAAGGGTGGACCTGCGAAAGCCGCTGTCGTCGGTTCTGCCGCAACCGGTCTGATTTCCGGTTCTTCGATCGCAAACGTTGTGACCACCGGCACTTTCACCATTCCCCTGATGAAACGTGTCGGCTTTTCATCCGAGCAAGCCGGATCCGTTGAAGTCGCATCATCCGTCAACGGACAGATCATGCCACCCGTCATGGGCGCTGCGGCCTTTTTGATGGTCGAATATGTCGGTATTTCCTATGTCGACGTGATTACGCACGCCTTCCTGCCGGCCGTCATTTCCTACATCGCGCTGGTCTATATCGTTCACCTTGAAGCCGTGAAGCGGAACATGCCCACCATCGGGCACAAAACCGTTTCGACGCTGCGCACCGTGCTTGGCATGTTCTTCTTCTTCGCCGGTTTCGCCGCACTTTGTTACGGCGTGAAATTCCCGGTCGGCTGGATCGTTGCAGCCGTTCCTGAAGGCGCGAGCTGGATCCTGGCCGTCCTCGTCTTTGTCGCTTACCTGGCTCTCTTGAAGCTTGCAGCGACTGTCGATGACCTGCATCCGGACGATCCCAACCAGAAGGAAATCACACTTCCGGAAATCTCCGAGATCTACAAGGCGGGCCTCTATTATCTGCTGCCGATTGTCGTGCTCGTCTATTTCCTCATGATCGAGCAGAAATCGCCGGGTCTTTCCGCCTTCTGGGCAACCGCGCTTCTATTTGTGATCCTGCTGACCCAGCGCCCGATCAAGGCGATCTTCCGCGGGGAAAGCGAAACCTTCAATGAGCTGAAGGAAGGTGTCAACGATCTCGTCCACGGCATGATCGACGGCGCCCGCAACATGATCGGCATCGGACTGGCCACGGCCACCGCCGGCATCATCGTCGGCACCGTTACGCTGACCGGTATCGGTCAGGTCATGGCCGATCTGGTCGAATTCGTATCGGGCGGCAATCTTGTGCTCATGCTGATGTTTGTCGGCCTGCTGTCGCTTGTGCTTGGCATGGGACTGCCGACAACGGCGAACTACATCGTGGTGTCATCGCTGATGGCAGGTGTCGTGGTTGAGCTGGGCGCCCAGTCCGGCCTGATCGTGCCGCTCATCGCGGTTCACCTATTTGTCTTCTATTTCGGGATAATGGCGGATGTGACGCCACCGGTCGGATTGGCGTCCTTTGCCGCGGCGGCCGTCTCCGGCGGCGATGCGATCCGAACGGGATTCACGGCCTTCTTCTATTCGCTGCGAACGATCGCCCTCCCCTTCATGTTCATTTTCAACACGGACCTGCTTTTGATCGATGTCGGCTGGCTTCAGGGGACGCTCGTCTTCTTCGTGGCGACGATAGCGATCCTCGTCTTTACCGCGGGCACGATGGGCTATTTCGTAACAAAAAGCCGGATTTATGAAAGTGTCGCGCTGGTGCTGATTGCATTCATCCTGTTCCGGCCAGATTTCTTCATGAACCGTATCCAACCCCCGTTCGAGCAGATCGAGCCGTCACAGTTCGTGCAGGCTGTCGGAAACGCACCGGCGGGTCAGGAGATCCGGGTCACGGTAAGCGGACCCGATTTCGACACAGGAAACACCACCGAAAAGACAATCGTGGTGAAACCCGGTTCAGAAACAGGCGGTGAAGCCAGGCTCGAGGCTCTCGGCCTTACTGTATTGGATGAGGATGGCGTTCTGAAAATCGACGAACCGTTCCCCGGCACGCCCTATTTCGAAGAGCTGGGAGATTTTGATTTCTACGCCGACGACCCGGTTATTGCGAAGACGGCTCAAATCGAGGTCGAACAGCTTCCCAAGGAGCTTATCTATATCCCCGGCCTTCTGCTTCTGGTGTTGGTCTATCTGATCCAGCGCGCACGCGTTGGTCGCGAGAAAGGAGTGGCGGCATGA
- a CDS encoding TAXI family TRAP transporter solute-binding subunit, whose amino-acid sequence MKMNLAGAVLASSIAFTGAASAEEFITIGTGGVTGVYYPTGGAICRLVNKGRKDHGIRCSVESTGGSVYNINTVREGELEFGVAQSDWQYHAFNGTSKFEDKGPFENLRAVFSVHPEPFTVVARADSGIANFEDLKGKRVNIGNPGSGQRGTMEVLMDAMGWTTGDFAQATELKAAEQSAALCDNQIDAMVYTVGHPSGSIQEATTACDSVLVNVGGDAVSKLVDDNSYYRTATIPGGMYRGNDGDTNTFGVGATFITSADVADDTVYTLVKSVFENFDAFKKLHPAFANLKPEEMVADGLSAPLHPGAAKYYKEQGWIN is encoded by the coding sequence ATGAAAATGAATCTTGCAGGTGCCGTCCTGGCATCCAGCATTGCATTTACCGGTGCAGCATCGGCTGAAGAATTCATCACGATTGGTACCGGTGGTGTCACAGGCGTCTACTACCCGACAGGCGGCGCGATCTGCCGGCTGGTCAACAAGGGCCGGAAAGACCACGGCATCCGCTGCTCCGTCGAATCCACCGGTGGCTCGGTCTACAACATCAACACCGTGCGCGAAGGCGAACTGGAATTCGGTGTGGCGCAGTCCGACTGGCAGTATCACGCCTTTAACGGGACTTCGAAGTTCGAAGACAAAGGCCCGTTCGAGAACCTTCGCGCGGTCTTCTCGGTGCATCCGGAGCCGTTCACTGTTGTGGCACGCGCCGATTCCGGCATCGCGAACTTTGAGGATCTCAAAGGAAAACGGGTCAACATCGGGAACCCCGGCTCAGGTCAACGCGGCACGATGGAAGTCCTGATGGACGCCATGGGCTGGACCACCGGCGACTTCGCACAGGCGACCGAGCTGAAAGCAGCCGAACAGTCCGCAGCGCTTTGCGACAACCAGATCGATGCCATGGTCTACACGGTTGGTCATCCGTCCGGTTCGATCCAGGAAGCAACAACCGCCTGCGATTCCGTTCTGGTGAATGTTGGTGGTGACGCTGTCTCGAAACTCGTCGACGACAACAGCTACTACCGCACGGCGACCATTCCGGGCGGCATGTACAGAGGTAACGACGGCGACACCAATACCTTCGGTGTGGGCGCGACTTTCATCACCTCTGCAGACGTTGCGGACGACACGGTCTACACGCTGGTCAAGTCGGTCTTCGAGAACTTTGACGCGTTCAAGAAGCTGCATCCGGCGTTTGCCAACCTGAAGCCGGAAGAGATGGTCGCTGACGGCCTGTCCGCACCGCTGCATCCTGGCGCTGCCAAATATTACAAAGAACAAGGCTGGATCAACTAA
- a CDS encoding MurR/RpiR family transcriptional regulator — translation MVASSQPQIRTAISASYAELSETLRIAADYIAENQVEIATRSLRSVASASGVSPASYTRLARALGFSDYEALREQARFELSKREQDSFQDKARRLRSDVDQPLLPRQVAACIDNIQGLVADIDPATLETVVDRLAVSRKIVLIGALASAGFTDYFAYLAKWFDDRWLVAGRNGTTLGSTLAALGAEDTVLIISKHPYAHRSVRAAKLASGCGAKVVVLTDSRAFPGLQYADFHFIQRTESPHFFSSYAATLVLIETITGMLVARAGSEADARIQEVDKYNRLLDEFENV, via the coding sequence ATGGTAGCAAGTTCGCAGCCCCAAATCCGCACGGCAATTTCGGCCAGTTATGCTGAGCTGAGTGAAACTCTTCGCATTGCTGCCGACTATATAGCTGAAAATCAAGTGGAAATAGCGACACGAAGCTTGAGATCCGTTGCGAGCGCAAGCGGCGTCAGCCCGGCAAGCTATACCAGACTGGCAAGGGCGCTCGGCTTTTCAGACTATGAAGCGCTTCGGGAACAGGCGCGATTTGAGCTCAGCAAACGCGAGCAGGACAGTTTTCAGGACAAAGCCCGGCGTCTTCGCAGCGACGTGGATCAACCGTTGCTGCCGCGCCAGGTTGCAGCCTGCATCGACAATATCCAGGGCCTCGTCGCGGACATCGACCCTGCAACGCTCGAGACCGTCGTCGACCGGCTTGCCGTTTCACGGAAGATCGTTCTCATCGGCGCGCTCGCCTCGGCCGGCTTCACGGATTACTTCGCCTACCTGGCAAAGTGGTTTGACGACCGCTGGCTGGTCGCCGGCCGGAACGGAACCACTTTGGGCAGCACCCTTGCCGCTCTGGGGGCGGAAGACACGGTATTGATCATCTCCAAGCATCCTTACGCACACCGCTCGGTCAGGGCGGCCAAACTTGCGTCCGGATGCGGTGCCAAGGTGGTTGTTCTGACGGACAGCCGAGCCTTTCCCGGCCTGCAATATGCCGACTTTCACTTCATTCAACGCACTGAAAGTCCACACTTTTTTTCGTCTTACGCAGCCACGCTTGTGCTCATAGAAACAATAACAGGCATGTTGGTTGCGCGAGCCGGATCCGAAGCAGACGCAAGGATCCAGGAGGTCGACAAGTATAATCGCTTGCTCGATGAGTTTGAAAATGTCTAG
- a CDS encoding LysE family translocator codes for MIPIEVLSVFFVAAVALGLAPGPDNIFVLTQSALHGRFAGLLVSLGLCTGLVVHTVAVAFGVAAIFETSALAFTVLKVVGAGYLLFLAYQAFRAGSAELPKGDGPVLSGFALYRRGIVMNVTNPKVAIFFLAFLPQFADPARGSVPLQILVLGALFIVATILVFGAVALGGGLLGSYLRRSTKAQIWLNRLAGTVFVVLAARLAIAER; via the coding sequence TTGATACCCATTGAAGTGTTGAGTGTCTTTTTCGTTGCCGCGGTCGCGCTTGGCCTTGCGCCGGGGCCGGACAACATCTTTGTACTGACACAGTCGGCGCTTCATGGCCGGTTTGCCGGCCTGTTGGTCTCACTTGGCCTGTGCACGGGGCTTGTCGTGCATACCGTCGCGGTCGCGTTTGGTGTCGCCGCGATTTTTGAAACATCTGCGTTGGCGTTCACGGTTCTGAAGGTGGTGGGCGCCGGTTACCTGCTTTTTCTCGCCTATCAGGCCTTTCGCGCCGGAAGCGCTGAATTACCGAAAGGCGACGGACCGGTCCTGTCGGGATTTGCGCTTTACCGGCGCGGCATCGTTATGAATGTCACCAATCCCAAGGTCGCAATATTTTTTCTGGCCTTTCTGCCACAATTCGCGGACCCCGCACGAGGGTCCGTTCCGCTTCAGATCCTGGTGCTGGGTGCACTCTTCATCGTGGCAACAATTCTGGTGTTTGGTGCAGTGGCTTTGGGCGGCGGCTTGCTCGGAAGCTATCTCCGGCGCTCGACAAAAGCTCAGATCTGGCTCAACCGCCTGGCGGGAACCGTCTTTGTCGTGCTGGCCGCCCGCCTTGCCATCGCAGAGCGTTGA
- the egtD gene encoding L-histidine N(alpha)-methyltransferase — MTKHVPPVDQVTEFRNDILAGLKAPRKTISSKWLYDDVGSHLFEAITELDAYYPTRTELALLEKHARNFARLPGARGAMVELGSGSSRKTNLLLDAFPDLSVYMPVDISANHLKDAADRVRRAYPSLAVIPVAADFTQPLGKLPLLPELPVLVFFPGSTIGNFEKDEATLLLQSVREAMPDATMIVGVDRPKEEKVLLEAYDDPSGVTAAFNLNLLQRINRDLSGTFELKRFVHRAVWNASESRIEMHLESLADQSVQIGDAVIPFQEGETIHTENSHKYDAAAFAEIANRSGWRILDEHRDAQSWFSVYVLQAI; from the coding sequence ATGACCAAACATGTTCCCCCTGTAGATCAGGTGACTGAATTCAGGAACGATATCCTGGCAGGTCTCAAGGCGCCGCGGAAAACCATCAGCAGCAAGTGGCTCTATGACGATGTCGGTTCGCATCTGTTTGAAGCCATCACGGAGCTGGATGCTTACTATCCAACGCGCACCGAACTTGCTCTTTTGGAAAAACACGCACGCAATTTCGCGCGCCTCCCAGGAGCGCGCGGCGCTATGGTGGAACTCGGCAGCGGATCGAGCCGAAAGACGAACCTTTTGCTCGACGCCTTTCCGGACCTGTCGGTCTATATGCCGGTTGACATCTCGGCCAATCACCTGAAAGATGCCGCCGATCGTGTTCGCCGCGCCTACCCTTCCCTTGCCGTGATACCCGTTGCAGCCGATTTCACCCAACCTCTCGGCAAGCTCCCCTTGCTGCCCGAGTTACCGGTTCTGGTATTTTTTCCCGGCTCCACGATCGGAAATTTCGAAAAGGACGAAGCTACCTTGCTGCTACAATCCGTCCGGGAGGCCATGCCCGATGCCACGATGATTGTGGGTGTCGACAGGCCAAAGGAGGAAAAGGTCCTTCTGGAAGCGTATGACGACCCCTCCGGCGTGACAGCAGCTTTCAATCTTAATCTGCTGCAACGGATCAACCGGGATCTTTCAGGTACTTTCGAGCTGAAACGTTTCGTCCATAGAGCCGTCTGGAACGCATCGGAAAGCCGCATTGAAATGCATCTTGAAAGCCTTGCGGACCAGTCCGTGCAGATCGGTGACGCCGTGATTCCCTTCCAGGAAGGTGAAACCATCCACACGGAAAACTCGCACAAATATGACGCGGCCGCATTCGCTGAAATAGCCAACAGGAGCGGCTGGCGGATCCTGGACGAGCACCGCGATGCGCAATCCTGGTTTTCTGTCTACGTCCTGCAGGCGATCTGA
- the egtB gene encoding ergothioneine biosynthesis protein EgtB: MTYLDERSDTSSASDLLDFFYATRTQTEKLTAPLSDEDMGLQSMEDASPPKWHLAHTTWFFEEFILKPHLPGYHPKDDRFAVLFNSYYVQAGPRHTRSKRGLLSRPSVTEVTSYRAHVEDALREALIYDRFTLEQDQLNALLTLGCHHEMQHQELLVTDLLHALSYNPLLPTYITPQPAVVGTPPERSWTSYDGGLVEIGHDGTGFAYDCEGPRHKVWLNPYKLADRPVTNGDWIAFMDDGGYETQTLWLMEGWAVREQNGWDSPLYWWQQDGQWWTYTLQGPRPVDLNAPVVHVSYYEAEAFARWSGHRLPTEAEWEAAAEPTEIDGNFLESGSYVPIGQRKGLWGDVWQWTSSAFSPYPGFRPPEGAIGEYNGKFMVNQMVLRGGSCATPKLQMRSSYRTFFYPHQRWQMLGLRLAADQ, encoded by the coding sequence ATGACTTACCTGGACGAACGGAGCGACACATCCTCCGCTTCTGATCTATTGGATTTTTTCTACGCAACAAGGACACAGACGGAAAAACTTACCGCCCCGCTCAGCGACGAAGATATGGGGCTTCAATCGATGGAAGACGCCAGCCCGCCCAAATGGCATCTGGCGCACACGACGTGGTTTTTTGAAGAATTTATCCTGAAACCGCATCTGCCCGGCTACCATCCCAAAGACGACAGGTTCGCCGTTCTATTCAATTCGTATTATGTGCAGGCTGGCCCAAGGCATACGCGATCGAAACGTGGCCTCTTGTCCAGACCCAGCGTGACCGAGGTCACCTCCTATCGCGCCCATGTCGAAGACGCGCTGCGCGAAGCACTGATCTACGACAGGTTCACGCTTGAGCAGGATCAGTTGAACGCTCTGCTAACGCTGGGATGTCATCACGAGATGCAGCACCAGGAGCTGCTCGTGACCGACCTCCTGCATGCCCTTTCATACAACCCGCTCCTGCCGACCTACATTACGCCCCAGCCTGCCGTCGTCGGGACACCGCCGGAGCGCAGCTGGACGTCCTATGACGGTGGCCTTGTTGAGATAGGGCACGACGGGACCGGATTTGCCTACGACTGTGAGGGCCCCAGACACAAGGTCTGGCTCAATCCCTACAAACTTGCCGACCGGCCAGTGACCAACGGGGACTGGATCGCCTTCATGGATGACGGCGGCTACGAGACCCAAACGCTCTGGCTGATGGAAGGCTGGGCGGTGCGTGAGCAAAACGGCTGGGATTCGCCCCTTTACTGGTGGCAGCAGGACGGCCAGTGGTGGACCTATACCCTTCAGGGCCCGCGTCCTGTCGACCTGAACGCGCCCGTTGTTCATGTCAGCTACTACGAGGCCGAAGCCTTTGCGCGCTGGAGCGGACACCGCCTGCCAACGGAAGCCGAATGGGAAGCTGCGGCGGAGCCAACTGAGATTGACGGAAACTTCCTTGAAAGTGGCAGCTACGTACCGATCGGTCAACGCAAAGGTCTTTGGGGAGATGTCTGGCAATGGACCAGCAGCGCCTTTTCGCCTTATCCGGGCTTCCGGCCGCCCGAGGGAGCGATCGGTGAATATAACGGCAAGTTTATGGTGAACCAGATGGTTCTGCGCGGTGGCTCCTGCGCAACCCCGAAGCTTCAAATGCGTTCTTCTTATCGAACCTTTTTCTATCCACATCAGCGCTGGCAAATGCTGGGGCTCAGACTGGCAGCAGACCAATGA
- a CDS encoding TetR/AcrR family transcriptional regulator, translated as MKAEATRQKIVERADELIYAKGFGETSFADIAGAVGISRGNFYYHFKSKDEILDAVIEKRLADREQLLAIWGETSDDPLKRIECFIKIVVVNQTKIMAYGCPVGTLTAELAKIDHGSGAKANEILALFRDWLTRQFLELGCGDEASAHALHVLSWSQGVATLAQAFKDEAFVRREVEQILSWAEAAKKQADHALKGASGR; from the coding sequence ATGAAAGCCGAAGCCACACGGCAAAAAATCGTCGAAAGAGCGGATGAGCTGATTTACGCAAAGGGATTTGGCGAGACGTCTTTTGCCGATATCGCCGGCGCTGTCGGCATTTCGCGCGGCAATTTCTACTATCACTTCAAATCCAAGGACGAGATCCTGGACGCGGTTATCGAGAAACGGCTGGCGGACCGTGAACAGCTTCTCGCAATCTGGGGCGAGACATCTGACGATCCGCTCAAACGCATCGAATGTTTCATCAAGATCGTCGTCGTGAACCAGACCAAAATCATGGCCTATGGTTGTCCGGTCGGCACGCTGACGGCTGAACTTGCCAAGATCGATCATGGATCGGGAGCAAAGGCCAACGAGATCCTCGCCCTGTTCCGGGACTGGCTGACCCGGCAGTTTCTTGAGCTTGGCTGCGGCGACGAAGCGTCTGCGCACGCCCTTCATGTGCTCAGCTGGAGCCAGGGCGTTGCCACACTGGCGCAAGCCTTCAAGGACGAAGCCTTCGTTCGCCGTGAAGTGGAACAGATCCTCAGCTGGGCCGAAGCGGCCAAGAAACAGGCTGACCATGCGCTGAAGGGTGCTTCAGGTCGCTGA
- the metG gene encoding methionine--tRNA ligase, with amino-acid sequence MKSYITTPIYYVNGSPHIGHAFTSIMADILKRNRLALGYELKLSTGVDEHGQKNQEAAQDLNMPVEEYLDMRCAEFRDVFEKLGVEFDYFVRTSREGHKKAVAEMEQRIFDKGLIVKKQYTGIYCKGCEEFKKESDLNEDGQCPLHPTMKVEQTDETNYFLKMEPFREKLLKHIDDNPDFVQPEPFKNELKKMLAEPLDDLCISRPKSRVTLGVELPFDTDFVTYVWFDALANYLTNINWPDDGYQDWWAVCEHMIGKDILKPHGVYWPLMLMAADLPLPKKLSVHSHWVGAGGVKMSKSIGNVVDPIEVMDKLGVDALRWYLARHMRADSDSQISVELIAQTYESELNNKLGNLLSRAAKFAKSKFDGKLPVKGALTPEDEALRQSVLEATAGMGEWIDLADIPARMQSIIDAAAEMNNYFDKQAPWTLFKSEETQDRARTVVYVGLDCLRIVMEALQQVIPVSAGKALAMLNVTDVARPWKPELDRLPGGTELGDIQPLFPRVQ; translated from the coding sequence ATGAAAAGCTACATCACGACCCCGATCTATTACGTCAACGGTTCTCCGCATATCGGTCACGCTTTCACGTCCATCATGGCCGACATCCTCAAGCGTAACCGCCTGGCTCTCGGATATGAGCTCAAGCTCTCCACCGGTGTTGACGAGCATGGCCAGAAAAACCAGGAAGCCGCGCAGGACCTCAACATGCCGGTCGAGGAATATCTCGACATGCGCTGTGCGGAGTTCCGGGATGTGTTCGAGAAGCTCGGCGTTGAATTCGACTATTTCGTGCGTACCAGCCGCGAAGGCCACAAGAAGGCTGTCGCGGAGATGGAGCAACGCATCTTCGACAAAGGCCTGATCGTCAAGAAGCAATATACCGGCATCTACTGCAAGGGCTGCGAGGAGTTCAAGAAAGAGAGCGACCTCAACGAGGACGGACAGTGCCCGCTGCATCCGACGATGAAGGTCGAGCAGACGGACGAGACCAACTACTTCCTGAAGATGGAACCGTTCCGCGAGAAGCTCTTGAAGCACATCGACGACAATCCGGATTTCGTGCAGCCCGAGCCGTTCAAGAACGAGCTCAAGAAGATGCTCGCCGAACCGCTTGACGATCTGTGCATTTCACGGCCGAAATCCCGTGTGACCCTCGGGGTCGAACTGCCTTTCGACACTGATTTCGTCACCTATGTCTGGTTCGACGCACTCGCCAACTACCTGACCAACATCAACTGGCCGGATGACGGCTACCAGGACTGGTGGGCCGTTTGCGAACACATGATCGGCAAGGACATTCTGAAGCCGCACGGCGTCTATTGGCCGCTGATGCTGATGGCCGCCGATCTGCCTTTGCCGAAAAAGCTCTCCGTGCACAGCCACTGGGTCGGAGCCGGCGGGGTCAAGATGTCGAAGTCCATCGGCAACGTGGTCGATCCGATCGAGGTGATGGACAAGCTCGGTGTTGATGCGCTGCGCTGGTATCTTGCCCGCCACATGCGCGCGGACAGCGACAGCCAGATCTCGGTTGAGCTGATCGCACAGACCTACGAGAGTGAGTTGAACAACAAGCTCGGCAACCTGCTCTCGCGCGCCGCCAAGTTCGCCAAGTCCAAGTTCGACGGCAAGCTCCCGGTCAAGGGTGCGCTCACGCCGGAAGACGAGGCCTTGCGACAGTCCGTGCTGGAAGCGACCGCGGGTATGGGTGAATGGATCGATCTGGCCGACATTCCGGCGCGGATGCAGTCCATCATCGACGCCGCAGCGGAGATGAACAACTATTTCGACAAGCAGGCCCCCTGGACACTCTTCAAGTCCGAAGAAACCCAGGACCGCGCCCGCACCGTTGTTTATGTCGGCCTCGATTGCCTGCGCATCGTCATGGAAGCGCTGCAACAGGTGATTCCGGTATCCGCCGGCAAGGCGCTTGCCATGCTGAACGTGACCGATGTCGCGCGTCCTTGGAAACCGGAATTGGACAGATTGCCCGGCGGCACCGAACTCGGCGACATCCAGCCGCTGTTTCCGCGGGTTCAGTAG